In the Acidobacteriota bacterium genome, one interval contains:
- a CDS encoding DUF5615 family PIN-like protein: MSQIRLYLDEDAGSRSLAREFRARGIDVTTAASEGMLGKSDEEQVEFAKAQGRVIYTFNVSDFYKIHADCIQQGKTHAGMILVHQKRFSLGEQLRRTLKLIAKLSAEDMQTRAEFLSAWG, from the coding sequence ATGAGCCAGATTCGCCTCTACCTCGATGAAGACGCGGGGTCGCGCTCACTCGCCAGAGAATTTCGCGCGCGCGGCATAGATGTCACAACAGCAGCAAGCGAGGGGATGCTAGGCAAATCGGATGAAGAGCAAGTCGAATTCGCTAAGGCACAAGGGCGCGTTATCTACACCTTTAATGTCTCTGACTTCTACAAAATTCACGCCGACTGCATACAGCAAGGCAAGACTCACGCGGGAATGATTCTGGTTCATCAAAAGCGTTTCAGTTTAGGAGAACAGTTACGCCGGACTTTGAAATTGATCGCCAAACTTTCTGCTGAAGATATGCAGACTCGCGCAGAGTTTTTGAGCGCCTGGGGTTAA
- a CDS encoding DUF433 domain-containing protein, with the protein MTRIEATQTIPLMTAEDGTIRITGSRVSLDSIIHHFKLGATAEEIAYKFPAVSIADIYAVIAYYLSNREAIENYLSDQEVAAAAAQQRIESNPEYQSAKAEMRERLLERRSAHNQNKK; encoded by the coding sequence ATGACAAGGATCGAAGCAACGCAAACGATTCCGTTGATGACGGCCGAAGACGGAACCATTCGCATAACCGGTTCACGAGTGAGCCTGGATTCGATTATCCATCATTTCAAACTCGGCGCGACGGCTGAAGAGATCGCTTATAAATTTCCTGCGGTTTCCATAGCCGATATTTATGCAGTCATCGCTTATTATCTGAGCAACCGCGAAGCGATTGAAAATTACTTATCCGATCAAGAAGTTGCTGCTGCCGCCGCGCAGCAGCGCATCGAATCCAACCCCGAATATCAATCTGCAAAAGCCGAGATGCGTGAACGACTCCTTGAGCGTCGGTCAGCACACAACCAAAACAAAAAGTAA
- the rtcA gene encoding RNA 3'-terminal phosphate cyclase gives MIILDGSYGEGGGQILRTALALSLITGKAFRIEKIRARRKNPGLLKQHLTSVSAAATVGDAELNGATLGSQYLTFTPRAIKAGEYTFAIGTAGSAMLVLQTILPALLTTDAPSLITLEGGTHNPFAPPFDFLAKTFLPVVSRMGAKVSARLERYGFYPAGGGKAQFEIHPCTHLARLELTRRSESPIKRARAIVANLPRHIAERELDVVRRKLDLDRDQLFVEETANANGQGNILMIEIESKNITEIFTAFGERGIRAEDVARKAVNETRNYLQSDAAVGEHLADQLLLPMAIGSGGRFTASEISLHTKTNIEVIKQFLNVEIQVVEINKHCWQVEVIN, from the coding sequence ATGATTATTCTGGATGGTTCATATGGCGAAGGCGGCGGGCAAATTCTGCGTACAGCGCTGGCGCTTTCGTTGATTACCGGAAAAGCTTTTCGCATCGAAAAAATTCGCGCCCGGCGAAAAAATCCCGGCTTGCTCAAACAACATTTGACTTCCGTGTCGGCTGCGGCAACCGTTGGCGACGCCGAATTGAACGGCGCAACCTTAGGCTCTCAATATCTCACCTTTACGCCACGCGCCATTAAAGCCGGCGAATACACCTTCGCGATTGGCACAGCCGGAAGCGCCATGCTGGTTTTGCAAACCATTTTGCCTGCGCTGCTCACAACCGATGCGCCAAGCCTCATTACACTTGAAGGCGGCACCCATAATCCGTTTGCGCCGCCCTTTGATTTTCTCGCGAAAACTTTTTTGCCGGTTGTCAGTCGTATGGGCGCAAAGGTTTCTGCGCGCCTCGAACGCTACGGTTTTTATCCTGCGGGCGGCGGCAAAGCGCAGTTTGAAATCCACCCGTGCACACACCTTGCACGGCTTGAACTGACCAGGCGCAGCGAATCGCCCATTAAACGCGCCCGCGCTATCGTTGCCAACCTGCCGCGTCACATTGCCGAACGCGAACTCGATGTCGTGCGTCGCAAACTCGATTTAGACCGCGACCAGCTTTTTGTTGAAGAGACCGCGAACGCCAACGGGCAAGGCAATATCTTGATGATTGAAATCGAGAGCAAAAATATCACAGAGATTTTCACGGCGTTTGGCGAGCGCGGCATCCGCGCCGAAGATGTCGCCAGGAAAGCGGTCAACGAAACGCGAAATTATTTGCAAAGCGATGCGGCAGTTGGTGAACATCTTGCCGACCAGTTGTTGTTGCCGATGGCAATCGGCAGCGGCGGCAGATTTACCGCCAGCGAAATCTCGCTGCACACGAAGACCAATATCGAAGTCATCAAACAATTTCTCAATGTTGAAATTCAGGTAGTGGAGATCAATAAACATTGCTGGCAGGTTGAAGTGATAAATTGA
- a CDS encoding DUF5615 family PIN-like protein yields MLQLLIDQDFDHDILRGLSRRVLNLDVITAHQVGLSNASDLELLEYAASENRLLLTHDLKTMPEHAATRLAENQPMTGIIVVPRSLTINQAIDELEIIALCSETAEWHKRICILPL; encoded by the coding sequence ATGTTGCAATTGCTCATTGACCAGGATTTTGACCACGACATACTGCGCGGTCTGTCACGTCGCGTTCTTAACCTTGATGTCATTACGGCGCATCAAGTCGGGCTCAGTAATGCCAGCGACCTTGAGTTATTGGAATATGCCGCGAGTGAAAATCGGCTGCTCTTGACGCATGACCTAAAGACCATGCCGGAACACGCGGCAACCCGCCTTGCGGAAAACCAACCGATGACCGGCATTATCGTTGTGCCGAGAAGCTTAACGATTAACCAGGCGATTGATGAACTCGAAATCATTGCGCTTTGTAGCGAAACTGCTGAATGGCATAAGCGAATCTGCATATTGCCGCTATAA
- a CDS encoding slipin family protein, whose product MTNEVVMLMNLILIIGAVMLALILTAWLASLFKRTVVFEFERGLRYKNGKFIDVLSPGRYAHTYRTVIQKLDVRLRMVTVAGQEVLSADGINIRLSLVAQYEIADVNIAYNKVANFQESLYIQLQSALRSIVGELRIDELLEQRKAIDAKLFELSEAHIAQLGLKLVAVNVRDIMFAGEFKKMFAQVTQARQEGLAALERARGETAALRNLANAAKLLEDHPALLQLKLLQAISDSSNNTIVFGLPADSPLRLLGKEV is encoded by the coding sequence TTGACTAATGAGGTTGTGATGTTAATGAATTTAATTTTGATAATTGGCGCAGTGATGCTGGCGTTGATACTCACGGCATGGCTTGCGAGTCTTTTTAAGCGCACCGTCGTGTTTGAATTTGAAAGAGGCTTGCGCTACAAAAACGGCAAGTTTATCGACGTCCTGTCGCCAGGTCGTTATGCACATACGTATCGCACAGTGATTCAAAAACTGGATGTGCGATTGCGTATGGTGACGGTCGCCGGGCAAGAAGTGTTAAGCGCCGATGGCATCAACATTCGCCTGAGTTTGGTGGCGCAATATGAAATTGCCGATGTCAATATCGCTTACAACAAAGTGGCGAATTTTCAAGAATCGCTTTACATCCAGTTGCAATCGGCGCTCAGAAGTATCGTCGGCGAACTCAGGATTGATGAATTGCTTGAGCAAAGAAAGGCGATTGATGCGAAGTTGTTTGAACTGAGCGAAGCGCATATCGCGCAACTCGGTTTAAAACTGGTCGCGGTCAACGTTCGTGACATTATGTTTGCGGGCGAATTCAAAAAAATGTTCGCGCAAGTCACGCAAGCGCGTCAGGAAGGTTTGGCGGCGCTTGAGCGCGCGCGCGGCGAAACGGCTGCGCTTCGCAACCTTGCCAACGCTGCGAAATTGTTGGAAGACCATCCGGCATTGCTGCAACTCAAATTGCTGCAAGCCATCAGCGACTCTTCAAACAACACGATAGTTTTCGGATTGCCGGCGGATTCGCCACTTCGCTTGCTTGGTAAAGAAGTTTAA
- a CDS encoding EAL domain-containing protein, whose product MTRIIPLKRLTQAHWLSDWGSKLTFALGISVTLYIVWTVGGWGGEKLKLFISYLGFLPLGIISFIITLRVSVQNTLPPKARWAWRIIALAILLRATGNWVGFYHDVILASNAVYDWSEIPYILYYPVLLWGVLRFPMKQKGRKVWLTFGLDAASVMLGIGMVVWYFLLQPIALAPYHEGWNLIAALSYPIGDLALIFAITFVLLKQPENNIAGALNLLICSLLINAFGDLGFGYLMLRGAYTGGGTVDALFILSFYLMAVSAQYQYWHMKFKDKSQPVHHPRRRILALLPYTGVVSGYGLLLGVTYMTWNTGHSESLHVLILCAIGLTALVVARQIIAVRENARLLTVQTRRQNELRFSSLVQNSSDVIFITDERMTIQFVSSSIERVFGYQSAGLVGINLRELLHTDDLEPTEAFFTEAMSCFGVTSPVEWRIQHQLGHWVYVESIGNNLISDPNVQGIVINTRDVTERKMLEEQLIHQAFHDPLTKLANRELFHDRVEQALARAQRSRKPITVMFLDLDNFKTINDSMGHTEGDLLLKTIAARLQACLRTGDTAARLGGDEFALLLEDCATAAEAITIARRIHKTVEKPVVLQGKEVFVGISIGITLSSVDEQHANVLLRNADTAMYTAKSRGKGRYEIFEPSMHQAALNRLEIEAALRYAIERQEFTLLYQPIIEFKSGKIIGTEALIRWHHKTRGMVAPKDFIPLAEETGLIVPIGQWVLEQACLQCKRWHDEFPTHLPLTITVNLSGRQLQEPDLARTIANALQKSGLPPESLILEMTESVMMQDTETTLDKLNELKALGIHLAIDDFGTGYSSLSYLQRFPIDILKIDRSFIHAISNGADESALVQAIITLGQTLRLRIVAEGIEFCEQIKTLQDLGCELGQGFHFSKPLSAHAIACYLETLRHQSGFIPSFELLALNETEPDIIRDQVH is encoded by the coding sequence ATGACACGCATCATCCCCTTAAAACGTCTCACCCAAGCACACTGGTTGAGTGATTGGGGCAGTAAACTCACCTTTGCACTCGGCATCTCTGTCACACTCTATATCGTGTGGACAGTTGGCGGTTGGGGTGGCGAGAAACTTAAACTGTTCATTTCTTATCTTGGCTTCCTGCCGCTTGGCATCATTTCGTTCATCATTACGTTGCGCGTGTCAGTCCAGAACACGCTGCCCCCAAAAGCCCGTTGGGCATGGAGAATCATTGCCCTTGCCATTTTGCTTCGCGCCACCGGGAATTGGGTGGGGTTTTACCATGATGTAATTTTAGCCTCCAACGCGGTCTATGACTGGTCGGAAATCCCTTACATTCTCTATTACCCTGTGCTGTTGTGGGGGGTGTTGAGGTTTCCGATGAAGCAAAAGGGGCGCAAGGTCTGGTTGACCTTCGGGTTGGATGCGGCAAGCGTCATGCTTGGCATAGGCATGGTGGTGTGGTATTTCCTGCTGCAACCGATTGCCCTTGCGCCTTACCATGAAGGGTGGAATCTGATTGCCGCGCTCAGCTACCCGATTGGCGACCTCGCATTGATTTTCGCAATCACCTTCGTTTTACTCAAACAACCTGAAAATAATATTGCCGGCGCGCTCAACCTGCTCATCTGTTCGCTGTTGATTAATGCCTTTGGGGATTTGGGATTTGGCTACCTGATGTTGCGGGGCGCTTATACAGGCGGCGGCACAGTGGATGCACTCTTCATCCTGTCGTTTTATCTGATGGCGGTAAGCGCCCAGTATCAATACTGGCACATGAAATTTAAAGACAAATCGCAGCCGGTTCATCATCCCCGGCGAAGAATTTTAGCGTTGCTGCCCTACACAGGCGTGGTGTCCGGTTATGGTTTGCTGCTTGGCGTCACCTATATGACCTGGAATACCGGTCATTCCGAATCGCTGCATGTGTTAATCCTTTGTGCCATCGGTCTGACCGCGCTGGTCGTGGCGCGACAAATTATTGCGGTCAGAGAAAATGCCCGGTTGCTTACCGTTCAAACCCGCCGCCAGAACGAACTGCGTTTCAGTTCGCTGGTGCAGAACTCTTCGGATGTCATTTTCATTACCGATGAACGCATGACCATTCAATTTGTCAGTTCATCTATCGAACGCGTCTTTGGCTATCAGTCAGCCGGGTTGGTAGGAATCAATCTGCGGGAGTTGTTGCACACCGATGACCTGGAACCCACCGAAGCATTTTTTACCGAAGCGATGTCCTGTTTCGGCGTCACCTCGCCGGTTGAATGGCGCATTCAACACCAACTGGGACATTGGGTATATGTTGAAAGCATCGGCAATAATTTAATCAGCGACCCCAATGTGCAGGGCATTGTCATCAACACGCGCGATGTTACAGAGCGCAAAATGCTCGAAGAACAGTTGATTCATCAGGCGTTTCACGACCCCTTGACGAAACTCGCCAATCGCGAACTTTTCCATGACCGGGTTGAACAGGCGCTGGCGCGCGCGCAACGCAGCCGAAAACCGATTACCGTTATGTTCTTAGACCTCGATAATTTTAAGACCATCAACGACAGCATGGGACACACCGAAGGCGATTTGTTATTAAAAACCATTGCCGCGCGCTTGCAAGCCTGTCTGCGCACAGGCGACACCGCGGCGCGACTGGGCGGCGACGAATTCGCGCTGTTGCTCGAAGATTGCGCGACTGCCGCTGAAGCCATCACCATTGCCCGAAGGATTCATAAAACCGTGGAAAAACCTGTCGTGCTTCAGGGCAAAGAAGTCTTCGTAGGAATCAGCATTGGCATCACCTTGAGTTCCGTCGATGAGCAGCATGCCAATGTTTTGCTGCGCAACGCCGACACTGCCATGTACACTGCCAAGAGTCGCGGCAAGGGGCGTTATGAAATCTTTGAACCCAGCATGCATCAAGCCGCTCTCAATCGTCTGGAAATCGAAGCCGCTTTGCGCTATGCCATCGAGCGTCAGGAATTCACCCTGCTCTATCAACCGATTATCGAATTCAAATCCGGCAAAATTATCGGCACCGAAGCGCTCATTCGCTGGCATCACAAAACCCGTGGCATGGTTGCTCCGAAAGACTTCATTCCGTTAGCCGAAGAGACCGGTTTGATTGTCCCCATCGGTCAATGGGTTTTGGAACAGGCTTGCCTGCAATGCAAACGCTGGCACGACGAATTTCCCACACATCTGCCCCTCACCATCACCGTCAATCTTTCGGGCAGACAATTGCAGGAACCTGACCTTGCCCGAACGATTGCCAATGCCTTGCAAAAATCCGGTTTGCCGCCCGAAAGTTTGATTCTGGAGATGACCGAAAGCGTGATGATGCAGGATACCGAAACGACGCTCGATAAATTGAACGAGTTGAAGGCGCTCGGCATTCATCTCGCCATTGATGATTTCGGTACAGGCTATTCGTCACTGAGTTACCTGCAACGCTTTCCGATTGATATTCTCAAAATCGACCGTTCGTTCATTCACGCCATCAGCAACGGCGCGGATGAATCGGCACTGGTGCAAGCCATCATCACGCTGGGACAAACTCTGCGTCTTAGAATCGTTGCCGAAGGCATAGAGTTTTGTGAACAGATAAAAACCTTGCAGGATTTAGGCTGTGAATTGGGACAGGGCTTTCATTTTTCCAAACCTTTATCGGCTCATGCCATTGCCTGCTACCTGGAAACGCTGCGACATCAATCCGGTTTCATCCCATCGTTTGAATTACTCGCTTTGAATGAAACCGAGCCAGACATCATCCGCGACCAAGTCCACTAG
- a CDS encoding EVE domain-containing protein: MNYWLLKSDPEDYSFENLIKDGFAVWDGVTNNLALQNLRKIKKGDLILIYHTGDEKSLAGLAIAASHPYPDPKADNEKLAVIDLKPKKRAKRRVTLADIKAMPEFAEFQLARLPRLSVMPVSEVEYKRLVELAGL; the protein is encoded by the coding sequence ATGAATTACTGGTTACTCAAGAGCGACCCTGAAGATTACAGTTTTGAGAATTTAATAAAAGATGGTTTCGCCGTGTGGGACGGCGTGACCAATAATCTCGCCTTGCAGAATCTTCGCAAAATCAAAAAAGGCGACCTGATTTTGATCTATCACACCGGCGACGAAAAATCGCTTGCCGGACTCGCAATCGCCGCCAGCCATCCATACCCCGACCCGAAAGCCGATAATGAAAAACTCGCGGTCATTGATCTCAAACCCAAAAAGCGAGCGAAGCGCCGGGTGACGCTTGCCGACATTAAAGCGATGCCCGAGTTTGCCGAGTTTCAACTGGCGCGCCTGCCGCGACTATCGGTGATGCCGGTTAGCGAAGTTGAATACAAACGACTGGTTGAACTCGCGGGGTTATGA
- a CDS encoding RtcB family protein translates to MSKTKELKNAHNWKHLARWHGDGYYELHTEDTGKVPVRLFLTPNLLADAEATLYRQIVNATRFPGTKLVVITPDTHYGYGVPVGCVLLTDANEGAIAMGPVGYDIGCGMVSAKSEVEAEAATPDKRLEFNRAVMRRVSLGAGGKSVRLKNLDGKEFDHLIRGGAEYYVEKYGAAFDRSRAERHRMPVDDDWTPPLGGKGQPERGIQQLGSLGGGNHFIELQRAEETGTLFVQAHTGSRGWGHGLATNYFEMARLEKPEVISDIDLGYFTPESAHYRSYLNAVASGGNFAIINRLILFEQVAEAFKEVFGAALELIYEISHNLVQKEWHPEFGDVWVHRKGATRAFPAGHPALAGTMWASAGHPVLIPGSNKDFSYILRPQAQAVNSAYSVNHGAGRRMSRAAAAKTLNQRQIDDEYRKAGILVNADGRVPIDESGVCYKSAEEVVAAVVGAGLAKIEYTLWPLASLKGTDGARPKKSKRRGKPHSSKHY, encoded by the coding sequence ATGAGCAAAACCAAAGAACTAAAGAATGCGCATAACTGGAAGCATCTGGCTCGCTGGCATGGCGACGGCTACTACGAACTGCACACCGAAGACACCGGCAAGGTGCCAGTGAGATTGTTTCTCACGCCGAACCTGCTTGCCGATGCCGAAGCGACGCTCTATCGGCAAATCGTCAACGCCACGCGCTTTCCGGGAACCAAACTCGTGGTCATCACCCCCGATACGCATTACGGTTACGGCGTGCCGGTCGGTTGCGTGTTGCTCACGGATGCCAACGAAGGCGCAATCGCTATGGGTCCGGTGGGCTATGACATTGGCTGCGGAATGGTCAGCGCGAAATCTGAGGTTGAGGCTGAAGCGGCGACGCCGGATAAACGATTGGAATTCAATCGCGCGGTGATGCGTCGCGTGAGTTTAGGCGCGGGCGGCAAAAGCGTGCGCCTGAAAAATCTCGACGGCAAGGAGTTCGATCACTTGATTCGCGGCGGGGCAGAATACTATGTCGAAAAATATGGCGCGGCATTTGATCGTTCACGCGCCGAGCGTCACCGTATGCCGGTTGATGACGATTGGACGCCGCCGCTTGGCGGCAAAGGTCAACCCGAACGCGGCATTCAGCAACTCGGTTCTCTCGGTGGCGGTAACCACTTCATCGAGTTGCAACGCGCCGAAGAGACCGGAACGCTTTTCGTGCAGGCGCATACCGGCTCACGCGGTTGGGGACACGGCCTGGCGACCAACTATTTTGAGATGGCGCGCCTGGAAAAACCCGAGGTCATTAGCGATATTGACCTCGGATACTTCACGCCCGAATCGGCGCATTATCGCAGCTATTTGAATGCCGTAGCATCGGGCGGAAATTTCGCCATCATCAATCGCCTGATTCTTTTTGAACAGGTTGCCGAAGCTTTCAAAGAAGTCTTTGGCGCGGCGTTGGAATTGATTTATGAAATCTCGCACAACCTGGTGCAGAAAGAGTGGCACCCGGAATTCGGCGATGTGTGGGTGCATCGCAAAGGCGCAACGCGAGCTTTTCCTGCCGGGCATCCGGCGCTTGCCGGCACGATGTGGGCGAGCGCCGGGCATCCGGTGTTGATCCCCGGCTCGAATAAAGATTTCAGTTACATTTTGCGTCCGCAGGCTCAAGCAGTAAACAGCGCTTATTCCGTGAATCACGGCGCGGGACGAAGAATGTCGCGCGCCGCGGCGGCAAAAACCTTGAATCAACGCCAGATTGATGACGAATATCGCAAAGCGGGAATTTTAGTCAATGCCGACGGGCGCGTGCCGATTGATGAATCGGGCGTGTGTTACAAATCCGCTGAAGAAGTGGTCGCGGCAGTCGTGGGTGCCGGGCTTGCGAAAATCGAATATACGCTGTGGCCTCTGGCATCTTTGAAAGGCACGGACGGCGCGCGTCCGAAAAAATCAAAGCGCCGCGGCAAACCGCATTCGAGCAAGCACTATTAA
- a CDS encoding DUF433 domain-containing protein: protein MMTDIGEMIVSQPDLRGGRPCIAGTAITVHRIVTWYKQGFTPEQIADEYEHLNLAQVYAALAYYHANQAEIEAQLAAEDAEVERLEQEHYQEPKIA, encoded by the coding sequence ATCATGACCGATATTGGAGAAATGATTGTCAGTCAACCAGACCTAAGAGGCGGCAGACCTTGCATTGCCGGAACCGCCATAACCGTTCATCGTATCGTGACCTGGTATAAACAAGGCTTCACGCCTGAGCAGATTGCTGATGAGTATGAACACTTGAACCTCGCGCAAGTCTACGCGGCGCTGGCTTACTATCACGCCAATCAAGCCGAGATTGAAGCGCAACTGGCTGCCGAAGATGCAGAGGTCGAACGCCTTGAGCAAGAACATTATCAAGAACCGAAAATCGCATGA
- a CDS encoding DUF4291 domain-containing protein: protein MRKIFANYDGEGVYVYQAFTPSTVASALRRGTFDRGFNLERMTWIKPSFGWMLYRSGYASKHNQEAILKIKLTHAGFLEILRQSVETSFNPRIYSSESDWTLALKHSEVRHQWDPERNLRLQKLDRRAIQIGIRGATVKRYVNDWIISLEEVTQLAKALHQAIRQQQTDLPVAPIEIEYPVSAELQRSLGINP, encoded by the coding sequence ATGCGAAAAATATTTGCCAATTATGACGGAGAAGGCGTCTATGTCTATCAGGCATTCACGCCTTCGACTGTTGCGTCGGCGCTTAGACGCGGCACCTTCGATAGAGGATTCAATCTTGAACGCATGACGTGGATTAAACCGTCGTTTGGCTGGATGCTGTATCGTTCCGGTTACGCTTCAAAACATAATCAGGAAGCGATTTTGAAAATCAAGCTCACGCACGCCGGCTTTCTGGAAATTTTGCGCCAATCGGTTGAAACTTCGTTCAACCCGCGCATCTATTCATCCGAATCCGATTGGACACTGGCGCTCAAACACAGCGAGGTGCGCCATCAATGGGACCCCGAGCGCAATTTACGTCTGCAAAAATTAGACCGTCGCGCCATTCAAATCGGCATTCGCGGCGCGACCGTCAAACGCTACGTGAATGACTGGATTATCTCTCTTGAAGAAGTCACCCAACTCGCAAAAGCGCTTCATCAGGCAATACGCCAACAGCAAACCGACTTACCCGTCGCGCCGATTGAAATCGAGTATCCGGTAAGCGCCGAACTTCAACGCTCACTTGGCATCAATCCGTAG